DNA sequence from the Kazachstania africana CBS 2517 chromosome 4, complete genome genome:
GTATATTCAAGGAGGGCTTTATCACCATTAGTCTTGACATTCTCGATAATAGGTTGGACAAGATGCATAATCTCAGAGGTCTTTTGGATTGGTCTAGTAACTGCACCTTGAACACCCTCGATATCACTTGATTCTACCACTTGTAGAAAGACGGGTTCATCCTTTGAAGTATCgatttttaatttcttttccacAATTGAAtcctcttttttcttcaaaaacttAGGTTTAGCATCaccttttcttcttgtaatCTTAAGATTCTTCATgttcaaattattttcaacatCCTTTAATGAAACACCACAGGAAACTAATTTTGtcattataaaataaaataaatcagCTGCCTCCcatgaaatttcatctttaccCTTGGCTTCAACCAATTCCTCAGCTTCCTCTTTAATTTTGGCATTTAACAGTTCCTCATCGCTGAAAAGGCGTCTTGTATAAGAACCTTCAACAGCATTACTCAACCTGTTTAATAAAGTCTTCTCGAGTTCGACCAAACCGTAACTGAAATTTCCAAAGCATGATTCAGTTTCTAAGTGGCAAAAACCGACTCCATCCTGACCGACAATAAACTTTAAAGCATCAGAGTCACAATCTAAGTCAACAgagatcaatttttgagtATTGCCTGAAGTGGCACCTTTTTCCcaaatttcatttctaGACCTTGAAAAGTAAATACCACGTTCTTTCTTAATAGCTAATGCAATTGACTCCTTTGAGGAATATACTAAACCAAGGCAGCGTTCGGCCTCGTCAACAACCAGAGTTGTGTACAATCCATCCTTTCTATCACTCTTCAGCTTAGATAAAACAGCTTCACTGAAGGCATCGAGGGACATGTCATCTGCCCTAGCCAAGCCGGTTGGGATGTTACTAACAAGTCTACTAGGCGGGATAGACTCAAAAGTGATTTGCTTAATAGAGTAAATTTTATCAACTCCGTtgtttaaaatatttatgagttctttttcattgaattgttCCACAGAATCcaagaaaatggaaataGATTTAAAGTTGTTACTACATTTCTTAGCTGCAGCTAAGATGTCAGCGTCTGTCGCAAATTCAGAGGCGTCTAATACTGCTTGACCAgctaatttcaaaaaaggtTTGTCTATTAAAACATTGTCAATGTCTTTCCCAAATATTGGTAAAATAGGGAACGTCATTTCGTTTATTCTGTGGTATGTTTATGATGGTAACACTGATCACAAATTCACATACAATCAAAAGCAAGAAGAGTTTATATATGCTGATGTACTACAATAAATATGGATAACTTTGTTAGACTCATTGACTCATTCTCGATATACGCAATTTCGCGCTACGCATGAAATGTCAAACCGAGTAAAAGATAGCAAGAGAAGTCAAAGCTTTATATTaaaatctaataaaatattaattgAATTGTAATAATGCGAGTCTATACCGTACATATTTAGAAATAGAGAGGTTCGTTTGAGTTCGCATCGTTACTGCATGCATTGTCTCCGTATTGGAATGGACAATCAATCTGTTCGTGTCCAGATTTTTCACATAAAACGCACCAAAGCTTTCTACCAGCAGCAGCATCGATTTTCTTTTCCGGTTCATATAACGGCAATGACTGGGGtatgttttcttcttgaagtTCTTGAAGGGCACCGGTATTTGTTGTAGATTTTGTAAGCTCATCAATTCTATTATGCGCCAAGTTCAGGTCCTCTTTCAGTTGGAgtatctctttttttagCTTGTCATCAGAATTACTACTATTTGACATGCTCAGTAACTCTTTATTGAGAGCTTGATATTCCTTGCTCAATGATTCATTGTGCATTCTCAACTGctccttttctttatcccatttttttttggcatATTCCGTTTCATCTTTATACTTTCTTAGTTCATCCAACTCTTGGTTCAATGCTTCAAGCTCTATGTTAGTAGTGGTGCTGGTAGCAGCGGAAGCTTGctgcttcttttcttcagcaATGCGCCTTTCGTTCTCTGTTATCTCCTGATGAAGCTGAGTAACAACTTCTAATAACTGTTCGTGCTCTGTCTCgaaatattgtttttgtttcttctgTTGCTCACGCTCGTGATCCAATTGAGCCTTCAGTTGATCTCTCTCTTGCTCTATTTCAcgaatattattttcacATGCATCTATTGTTGGCTGTATTTCTTCAAGAACGATCCTCTGATCATTTAACAACCTCTCATATTCTATTATCTTTCTCTGTTGCTTTTCTACCTTCAATTCGTATTCTCTTATGAcattaatattttgaaaaatttcgtTTGTGCTACGAGGTGCAGATGATGGTGTGTCTATATCCATAAGATCGTCGTTATGATCCTGTAATCTATAGTCAATATTTGACACAATCTGTACATTTCTGTTACTCGAGGTTCTAGAGGTTCTAACGGGAGTAGGTGATTTCTGTTCGGTTAATGAGTGTCGCGTTACTAATACGTttgatttttgatttttacTCACACTTCCAAGACTGTTATTACGTGAAAGTTGTTCATTTTGAGGTAATAATGTATT
Encoded proteins:
- the HIS4 gene encoding trifunctional histidinol dehydrogenase/phosphoribosyl-AMP cyclohydrolase/phosphoribosyl-ATP diphosphatase (similar to Saccharomyces cerevisiae HIS4 (YCL030C); ancestral locus Anc_1.45) — its product is MTFPILPIFGKDIDNVLIDKPFLKLAGQAVLDASEFATDADILAAAKKCSNNFKSISIFLDSVEQFNEKELINILNNGVDKIYSIKQITFESIPPSRLVSNIPTGLARADDMSLDAFSEAVLSKLKSDRKDGLYTTLVVDEAERCLGLVYSSKESIALAIKKERGIYFSRSRNEIWEKGATSGNTQKLISVDLDCDSDALKFIVGQDGVGFCHLETESCFGNFSYGLVELEKTLLNRLSNAVEGSYTRRLFSDEELLNAKIKEEAEELVEAKGKDEISWEAADLFYFIMTKLVSCGVSLKDVENNLNMKNLKITRRKGDAKPKFLKKKEDSIVEKKLKIDTSKDEPVFLQVVESSDIEGVQGAVTRPIQKTSEIMHLVQPIIENVKTNGDKALLEYTEKFDGVKLTSTCIEAPIPEEYFEGLTDEMKNSLDLSIENVRKFHAAQLQEEPMVVETQPGVVCSRFPRPIERVGLYIPGGTAILPSTALMLGVPAQVAGCKEIVFASPPCKSDGKISPEVAYVASKVGASKIVLAGGAQAVAAMAYGTESVPKVDKILGPGNQFVTAAKMHVQNDTQALCSIDMPAGPSEVLVVADEDADEDFVASDLLSQAEHGIDSQVILVGVNLSKAKIDRIQQAVHSQALELPRLEIVRKCITHSTIILCKSYQEAIEMSNKYAPEHLILQINNANDYVKLVDNAGSIFVGAYTPESCGDYSSGTNHTLPTYGYARQYSGCNTSTFQKFITAQSITPEGLDKIGRAVMCIAKVEGLDGHRNAVKIRMNKLGLLPKV
- the BIK1 gene encoding Bik1p (similar to Saccharomyces cerevisiae BIK1 (YCL029C); ancestral locus Anc_1.46), producing MSNTLDKYQEKIGCFIQIPNIGRGQVKYVGTVDAKPGHYAGIDLLANIGKNDGSFNGRKYFDTEYPKSGLFIQLNKVANLIENATISRRNTLLPQNEQLSRNNSLGSVSKNQKSNVLVTRHSLTEQKSPTPVRTSRTSSNRNVQIVSNIDYRLQDHNDDLMDIDTPSSAPRSTNEIFQNINVIREYELKVEKQQRKIIEYERLLNDQRIVLEEIQPTIDACENNIREIEQERDQLKAQLDHEREQQKKQKQYFETEHEQLLEVVTQLHQEITENERRIAEEKKQQASAATSTTTNIELEALNQELDELRKYKDETEYAKKKWDKEKEQLRMHNESLSKEYQALNKELLSMSNSSNSDDKLKKEILQLKEDLNLAHNRIDELTKSTTNTGALQELQEENIPQSLPLYEPEKKIDAAAGRKLWCVLCEKSGHEQIDCPFQYGDNACSNDANSNEPLYF